In a genomic window of Deltaproteobacteria bacterium:
- a CDS encoding 4'-phosphopantetheinyl transferase superfamily protein, with translation MLHWKIVRAADDPALDESRAPEGLLSPEEEVLLRRMRFEARRRKWLLGRRAAKLALTELYRAWKGKVIAPSAFTIRNEDSGAPFAELSGERLPVCLSISHRASHGVAAVDSDPSHVIGIDLELIEDRSPALARTFFTTAEQAALEDLDEAQRRLAVARLWSGKEAVLKALGLGLRRDTRAIEIGESPPTPAAALAPGFEPLGVRLAGELEQEVEGKLALGWCEGTGYLLTLAVLERDPASGHTTGSRRPDPR, from the coding sequence TTGCTCCACTGGAAGATCGTTCGCGCCGCGGACGACCCGGCCCTCGACGAGAGCCGGGCGCCCGAGGGCCTGCTCTCGCCCGAGGAGGAGGTCCTCCTGCGGCGGATGCGCTTCGAGGCGCGGCGCCGCAAGTGGCTCCTCGGGCGGCGGGCGGCCAAGCTCGCCCTCACCGAGCTCTACCGGGCCTGGAAGGGCAAGGTGATCGCGCCCTCGGCCTTCACCATCCGCAACGAGGACTCGGGGGCCCCCTTCGCCGAGCTCTCTGGCGAGCGCCTGCCGGTCTGCCTCTCGATCTCGCACCGCGCCTCGCACGGCGTGGCCGCCGTCGACTCGGATCCCTCCCACGTCATCGGGATCGACCTCGAGCTGATCGAGGACCGCAGCCCCGCCCTGGCCCGCACCTTCTTCACGACCGCCGAGCAGGCCGCCCTCGAGGACCTCGACGAGGCGCAGCGTCGCCTGGCGGTCGCCCGGCTCTGGAGCGGCAAGGAGGCGGTGCTCAAGGCGCTGGGGCTCGGGCTGCGGCGCGACACCCGGGCCATCGAGATCGGGGAGAGCCCACCCACGCCCGCAGCCGCGCTCGCCCCGGGCTTCGAGCCCCTCGGCGTCCGTCTGGCGGGCGAGCTGGAGCAAGAGGTGGAGGGCAAGCTCGCCCTCGGCTGGTGCGAGGGCACCGGCTACCTCCTCACCCTCGCCGTCCTGGAGCGCGATCCCGCCAGTGGTCACACCACTGGATCGCGCCGGCCCGATCCGCGTTGA